The Polaribacter sp. HaHaR_3_91 genomic sequence TTAGTATCAATACTGCATTGGGTAGAATGCGTTATGCACTTATAAATATGCGTAAGTTAATAGAGAAACATAAAATTATTTTAGTAGATTAACAATAAATGAAAAAAGTTGTCGTTAGTAGTTTATAACCAATTTATTAAACAAACTATATGATGCAACTTTACTCAAAAAAGCCTTCTGATTTACAGATGCAACCCAAACAAGAAACAGTTCAATTTTTGATTAATTTTTCCAAATCGCTAACTTTTGTAAAAACGAAATCAAAAGACTTCATTGAATTGAATTTGAATTAAGAGAGGAAAAAGCTTCAACTAACGTTGGGGCTTTTTTTTGTATGCATCTTTTTTTATGTTATATGAGTTAATATAGTCTTTGACTTTTACGGAACTTGCAATCATGGAAAATATATTAGTAGCAGGTGCCAATGGTACCACAGGAAAAAAAATAGTAAACTTATTACAAAAATCACAATATTTTAATCCAATTGCTATGGTTCGTAAAGAGAGTCAGAAAAAGCAATTTGAAGATGAAAATGTAACCACTGTTTTAGCAGATTTAGAAAAGGACGTTTCATTTACAACAGAAAATATTGATAAAATTATTTTCGCTGCCGGTTCTGGTGGCAAAAAAGTAGTAGCAGTAGATCAAGAAGGTGCTAAAAAATTAATAGACGCTGGTAAGCATACAAAAGTTAGAAAGTTTGTAATGTTAAGTTCTATGGGGGCAGATAATCCAGAAAGTTCAGACAAACTTAAAGATTATTTAAAGGCAAAACAAAATGCAGATGTTTATTTAAGAGAAAGTAAATTACCTTATTCTATTGTGAGACCTGGAGCATTAAATAATGAAAAAGGGAAAGGTAAAATAGAGTTGAGTAGTAAATTAAACAAACATGGAGAAATTAGTAGAGATGATGTTGCACAAACTTTAGTACATGCTTTATATGACACTGCAGCTGTTAATAATACTTTTGAAATAATAGCAGGAGAAACGTTAATAGGTGAAGCAATACCTAGTTCATAAAACTTCTTTTTAGTATAAATAATACACCTTAATTAAGGTGTATTATTTTTTTTATGATATTCGTCTAAAACAGATTTTCTACCAACTGTACTTGTAATAATATCTTTATCTAAATCCCAACCACGAGCAGGAGAATATTCTCTTCCGTACCAAATAATTTGTAAATGTAAATCGTTCCAAATTTCTTTTGGAAACAATCGTTTTGCATCCTTTTCTGTTTGTGCAACACTTTTACCGTTGCTTAAGTTCCAGCGATACATTAATCTTAAGATATGAGTATCAACGGGAAAAGCAGGTATACCAAAAGCTTGACTCAATACAACTCCAGCCGTTTTATGACCAACCGCAGGTAATTCTTCTAAACCTTCGAAAGTTTGCGGAACTTCTCCATCATATTTTTCAATTAAAATTTTAGACAATCCGTAAATTCCTTTGCTTTTCATTGGTGATAAACCACAAGGACGAATAATTTCCTTAATTTCTTCTACGGTCATTTTTACCATATCAAAAGGATTATCCGCTTTAGCGAACAATAAAGGTGTTATTTTATTTACTCTAACATCTGTGCATTGCGCAGACAATAAAACAGCAATTAATAACGTATAAGGATCTTTATGGTCTAAAGGAACTGGTATTTCAGGATATTTTTCTTGAAGTGTGTCAATTACAAATTGTACTTTTTCTTTTTTTGTCATTATTTGAAGTTACAAAATTTACAAGTCTGCAAGTTACAAAGTTCTAGTTGAAACCTTATTTGTTTTTATGAATTAACTTTTAGATTGAAAAAAATACACTTCGACAAGCTCAGTGTGATATTAGAAACTTTAATTGATTTATGGATGATTAAAATGGCACTTTAAAAACATATTCACTATTTATTAAGCTACCTACTTTAGACTTCAAGAATACTTTGTTACTTTGTATCTTTGTAATTAAAAATAAAAAAATGACATCACTAAAAATAGGAGATAACGCTCCGCAGTTTGAAGCAAAAGACAACGCAGGAAATATCATTAAACTTTCTGACTATACAGGTAAAAAATTAGTTTTATTCTTTTACCCAAAAGCAAGCACTCCAGGTTGTACTAACGAAGCTTGTGATTTACGCGACAACTATCAATCTTTTTTAGCAAAAGGATATGATGTTTTAGGTGTAAGTGCAGATTCTGAAAAAAGACAACAAAATTTTATCAATAAAAATGAATTGCCTTTTCCGCTTTTAGCAGATGAAGACAAAGCTGTAATTGAAGCTTTTAATGTTTGGGGACCAAAGAAGTTTATGGGGAAAGAATATGATGGAATTCACAGAACTACTTTTGTAATTGATGAAAAAGGAGTGATTGAAGATATTATCTTAAAAGTAAAAACAAAGGCACATGCTGCTCAGATTTTAGATTAAGCAATGATTAACGATTTCTGAATTCCGAATTTTATGAGTTCAGGAGTACTTTTTGTATTCGTAATTTCAAATAGCTCTCTTTTATGAGATTTTAAAGAACTTTCTGTAATATGTAATATTGCAGAAAGTTCTTTTTCATTTTTATCAGAATGCACAAATAATGCCTGTAATATTTCTAACTTTCGTTTTGTAAACGTGTAATTATCAATATTTATTTTTGAGGAGGTTTTACCTTTTTTTATAGATTGATGAACGAAACAATTTAGAATTACCTTTTTAAAATTTTGTAAGTCTTCATCTTTTCCTACAAAAACATCTACCCCTTTATTTATCGCTTTTTCTTTGATGAAATTATTATTCATGGTGGTTAATGCAATGATTTTAAAATGATTATTTACTTTTTTTATTTCATCAATAAAATCTAAAGAACATGTTCCATTAAAATTTACATCTAAGATTAAAACATCTAAGTTTTGATAATTTGTAAATACAATTAGTTCTTTTAGTGTGATAAAAGTATTGGTCACATTTAATTCCGAATGAACATTTAAGCTGTCTTTTAAAGCATCACAAAAAAAACGATTATCGTCTGCAATAACTATTCTTATTGGGGTTTTAGTCATTTGTAATGGGGATATTGATTTCGAAATTAGAACCTTTTTTATTGGTGTTTATTTGTAAAGTTCCGTTAATTTGTTTTACTCTGTTTTTTACACTTTCTAAACCCAAACCTTTCTTGGTTATTATTTTTTCATCAAAACCAATTCCATTATCATTTACTTTTAGTGTAACTAGTTGGTTTTTATGTTGGTTTAGCGTTATTTTAATTTCTGAAGCTTTAGAGTATTTTATAGCATTTGTAGTAAGCTCAGAGATTATTCGATATAAGTGTACACATTTATCTTGCGATAATTCGATGTTTTTAAGGTTGAAATTATAACTGATTTTGTGTTTTGTTAAATGGTCTATTTTAGTACAGAATTCTATTAAACTATCAATAAAATTATCTGCATTTACTTTTGGTGCGTATAAGCTGTTTAATAAATATCTATAATCTTTATAAAAAGCATCTAAAATTTCTTCTACTTTTTCTGGTGTTTTTTCATCTTTCTGTAATAAACGTAGTTTTAAAGCTTCTAAATATCCTCCAAAAGTATCATGAACATTATTTACTAAGTTGTTTCTTTCTGTGTGTTGAAAGGCTAATGTTTTATTTTGAAAATTATATTTTAATTCATTACTCACTTTTTTGAGTTTAAAATATTTAAATTGAGTTTCTATGACCGAACCAAAAATAAATCGAGTAAATAGTAATATTTCTATAACCAACGTGATATAATAAATTGTAGATCCGCTAAACTTTATATACAAACTATTGTGGACACTTGGGTTTATAATTTGACCACTTATTATTGCTAAAATTGGCAGTATAAAAGCGATAACTAAATAAATTGGTAGTTGTTTTGTAATGGTTAAATAGAGGTGATTTAGTACCCAAATAAAAGCAATTACTTTTAAGATTGTCCAAACATAGAGGTATAAAACAATTAATCCGCCAAATAAAAATTTATAGATATAGAATAGTAAAAGTGTTAAGGCAATGTAGGCTCCTATCTTAAAAAGTAGTTTAGGAATTACTTGAGATTTATTTAATTTATAAAACTTCAGATAAAAAAAACCAATACAAGCTACTCCTATTGTTTGGCTAATACTTCTAATATTGTTGATAGCAAACTCACTTCCTGACCAGAAATATTGTACTCCAATTCCTTTACCTGCTAGAAATTCTATTAAAACAGTAAAAATATATAATGGATAAAATAAAACAGTGTACTCTTTTTTTAAAATGGCAAAAAAGACCAGTATAAATGCCATCGAAATTAGAAACGCGATAAACATTCCGAAATAAAAATATTCTGTTTCTACACGCTTTAAAAATTGATTTTCTGTTTCTAAAAAGAAAGACATTCTTGTTCTAGTATCCTTATTTTTAACCTCCAGAAAAACATCTGTTTTTATATTATTATCTACTGGTATTTTCCAAACAGGGTATCTATAAAAAATATTTTTATGCGGAAATTCTTTGTTATTAGAGACTTTGTAAAGTGTGTCGATTTGATTTTCCTTTTTTAAATAAATTTTTCCATAAGGCAAATATGGGTTTGCAATTGTAAAGTACTTGTATGCTGTTTTTGTTGAAGTTGCTGGTAATAATGAAAAGTGATTCCATAAAGTATTTCCTCCTAAATGTTTATAAATTTTAGGATGCTCTTCCTTTTCAAAATTACCTAATTCATAGTTTTTTATAATTTCTGAAATGGAAACAGCATTTTTAGAAGGTTGTTTAAAAAAGGATATTGAATGATATATTGAAGAAGATTCCTCTTGTGAAAAAGAATTTAAAGTGAGCAATAGTAGGAGGAAGATTAGTTTTATTTTCACAAATAGAATTTAAATACCCTACTAAAGTATGGTTTTTTTTTATGACTTCCTCTTAATTTTGTAGATGAAAAAGAAAAAAATATGGAAGTTAAAAAATTATATGATTATAATGAATTAAAAATTATTGGTAATAAATATCAAATTAAAGATAAAGAAATACCAATAAACCTTATAGAAGATTTTCTTAGTTTTTATAATTTAAATTTACACGATTTGTCTACGCTTAGTAAGTTTTCTGAAAATTTACAAGAAGAAAAGCGTTTTAAAAAATTGAATAAATCTAAATTTAATTCATTAACAAACAAAGAACTTCAAATTTTTAAATTGGTTGTTCAAGGAAATACAACAAATAAGATTGCAACACAGCTTTTCATAGAGCCGACAACTGTTAGTACGCATAGAAAAAATATAAAACAAAAATTGGAGTTAGAATCCATTTTTGATTTGTATAAATATGCAAATGCATTTAATGTCTTTGATAAATTATAAAAGGAGAAGTAAATTTGTTTGAATGAAAAAAGTGGGCAAATTAAAACGTGTTCACTTTTTATATTAAAAAAAGAGTGTAATAATTATTAAATTTAAATAAAATGAAAAAAGTAATAATATTATTTATAGTTAGCTTAATGTTTATAACTCAAAATATCAATTCACAGGCAATTACAAACGTAAAAACCCTGTTAGAGGAAAATGAATATGGTAATGCTCGATTAATAATAACACCAAATACTTATGATATGACAGCGAAAAAACCTACCAAAACCTCTGGTGTTTATGGACTTTTAGTTTGTTATAGATATAAAGGCGTTCAAAAAGCGTTGCATCAAGATTTAACTTACGATTTTGCCAAAAAAGGTAAAAAGGAGTTGTTTTTAGGTATGTCTGCAAAGAAATCTAACATTTCTATTGGTCAGGTTTTATTTTATAGAAGAGATTTGGTAAATCCTAACAATTTTCCTAAAAAGTCTGATTGTTTTAAATAGTAGTCTAAAACCAAAACTTCATTCCAACTTTTCTAATTGATGAAAAAGAGGTGATTGAAGATATTATTACTAAAGTAAAAATGAAAGCACATGCTGCTTAGCTATTAGAATAAAATTATTAAAACAGCGTATAGAATTAAAAGAATTACTTTTTGTCAGCGCTTGTTTTTGTTAAAAATACTCATATATAGGTATTGTAGATTGTTTTCATTTTTATTTATTTTAAATACTAATTTAACTTATATAAAAAATGAAAACAAAAATACTTCTTTTCGCAACATTATTTTTTTTGAGTCTTAATTTATTTTCTCAAACAATTGCGATTCCAGATACAAACTTTGAACAAGCTTTAATCGATTTAGGTTTTGATTCGAATGGATTAAATGGAAATATTTTAATATCAGAAGCACAAGTTATAGATAGTTTAAATATTCAAGATCCGGAAAATAATACTTTGTTACCTAACGTTTCAGCTAAAATTAAAAGTTTACAAGGAATTGAAGCAATGGCTAATTTGGTTTCCTTGGAAGCAGGAATAAATGAATTAACTTCAATAGATTTAAGTCAAAACACAGCGTTAACCAATTTGTTTTTAAATGACAATCAATTAACAACTATTGATGTGTCTAACAACACAGCTTTAGAACGTTTTGGAATTATGAGAAATCA encodes the following:
- a CDS encoding response regulator transcription factor, whose translation is MTKTPIRIVIADDNRFFCDALKDSLNVHSELNVTNTFITLKELIVFTNYQNLDVLILDVNFNGTCSLDFIDEIKKVNNHFKIIALTTMNNNFIKEKAINKGVDVFVGKDEDLQNFKKVILNCFVHQSIKKGKTSSKINIDNYTFTKRKLEILQALFVHSDKNEKELSAILHITESSLKSHKRELFEITNTKSTPELIKFGIQKSLIIA
- a CDS encoding ATP-binding protein is translated as MKIKLIFLLLLLTLNSFSQEESSSIYHSISFFKQPSKNAVSISEIIKNYELGNFEKEEHPKIYKHLGGNTLWNHFSLLPATSTKTAYKYFTIANPYLPYGKIYLKKENQIDTLYKVSNNKEFPHKNIFYRYPVWKIPVDNNIKTDVFLEVKNKDTRTRMSFFLETENQFLKRVETEYFYFGMFIAFLISMAFILVFFAILKKEYTVLFYPLYIFTVLIEFLAGKGIGVQYFWSGSEFAINNIRSISQTIGVACIGFFYLKFYKLNKSQVIPKLLFKIGAYIALTLLLFYIYKFLFGGLIVLYLYVWTILKVIAFIWVLNHLYLTITKQLPIYLVIAFILPILAIISGQIINPSVHNSLYIKFSGSTIYYITLVIEILLFTRFIFGSVIETQFKYFKLKKVSNELKYNFQNKTLAFQHTERNNLVNNVHDTFGGYLEALKLRLLQKDEKTPEKVEEILDAFYKDYRYLLNSLYAPKVNADNFIDSLIEFCTKIDHLTKHKISYNFNLKNIELSQDKCVHLYRIISELTTNAIKYSKASEIKITLNQHKNQLVTLKVNDNGIGFDEKIITKKGLGLESVKNRVKQINGTLQINTNKKGSNFEINIPITND
- a CDS encoding helix-turn-helix transcriptional regulator — translated: MEVKKLYDYNELKIIGNKYQIKDKEIPINLIEDFLSFYNLNLHDLSTLSKFSENLQEEKRFKKLNKSKFNSLTNKELQIFKLVVQGNTTNKIATQLFIEPTTVSTHRKNIKQKLELESIFDLYKYANAFNVFDKL
- a CDS encoding SDR family oxidoreductase, giving the protein MENILVAGANGTTGKKIVNLLQKSQYFNPIAMVRKESQKKQFEDENVTTVLADLEKDVSFTTENIDKIIFAAGSGGKKVVAVDQEGAKKLIDAGKHTKVRKFVMLSSMGADNPESSDKLKDYLKAKQNADVYLRESKLPYSIVRPGALNNEKGKGKIELSSKLNKHGEISRDDVAQTLVHALYDTAAVNNTFEIIAGETLIGEAIPSS
- the bcp gene encoding thioredoxin-dependent thiol peroxidase, translating into MTSLKIGDNAPQFEAKDNAGNIIKLSDYTGKKLVLFFYPKASTPGCTNEACDLRDNYQSFLAKGYDVLGVSADSEKRQQNFINKNELPFPLLADEDKAVIEAFNVWGPKKFMGKEYDGIHRTTFVIDEKGVIEDIILKVKTKAHAAQILD
- the nth gene encoding endonuclease III, coding for MTKKEKVQFVIDTLQEKYPEIPVPLDHKDPYTLLIAVLLSAQCTDVRVNKITPLLFAKADNPFDMVKMTVEEIKEIIRPCGLSPMKSKGIYGLSKILIEKYDGEVPQTFEGLEELPAVGHKTAGVVLSQAFGIPAFPVDTHILRLMYRWNLSNGKSVAQTEKDAKRLFPKEIWNDLHLQIIWYGREYSPARGWDLDKDIITSTVGRKSVLDEYHKKNNTP